One Urocitellus parryii isolate mUroPar1 chromosome 9, mUroPar1.hap1, whole genome shotgun sequence DNA segment encodes these proteins:
- the LOC113185662 gene encoding transmembrane epididymal protein 1-like, whose product MGKFHGHAYPGLFLFCNGLYQAIVIFSDSLQSLCPPKKKGRWSRLWKISYEGLLKIVAGSLLVVYVNNCIEGGIILMDRELPPRFLYSKEWQHLTMFTLLILMGCVDVMSKNMLPQRCVVLEKGALALSFYELLLLMVSHAKGSSGIELQVHSLLILVVFLLLLVLTAELWAPEMFQLWMMETLLILVLGSWLIQAGFILYRPVSGYPWDDDDMNDLMFVTTFFCWHVMFDALCLFGIYGFSYFWHRCCYPSLKTMGSKEAPYHKSTPEPLYRLLQEIEQPEKEDQAPLLAKSSPGDKA is encoded by the coding sequence ATGGGGAAATTCCATGGTCATGCTTACCCAGGGCTATTTCTTTTCTGTAATGGATTGTATCAGGCCATAGTGATATTCAGTGACTCACTCCAATCTTTGTGCCCTCCCAAGAAGAAAGGGAGATGGTCCAGGCTGTGGAAAATATCCTATGAAGGTTTGCTGAAGATAGTGGCTGGCTCTCTCTTAGTGGTTTATGTCAACAACTGCATCGAAGGAGGAATAATATTGATGGACAGGGAGCTGCCACCAAGGTTTCTGTACTCCAAAGAGTGGCAGCACCTCACCATGTTCACCCTCCTCATACTCATGGGCTGTGTAGATGTCATGAGCAAGAACATGCTCCCTCAGAGGTGTGTGGTCCTAGAAAAAGGtgccctggccctgtccttctATGAGCTCCTGCTACTGATGGTGTCACATGCTAAGGGGTCATCAGGGATAGAGCTGCAAGTTCATTCTCTGCTCATCTTGGTGGTATTCCTGCTATTGCTGGTGTTAACTGCAGAACTCTGGGCTCCTGAGATGTTTCAACTCTGGATGATGGAGACTTTGCTGATTCTGGTCCTGGGCTCCTGGCTGATACAGGCAGGCTTTATTCTGTACAGACCAGTCTCTGGCTACCCATGGGACGATGATGACATGAATGATCTCATGTTTGTCACCACCTTCTTCTGCTGGCATGTGATGTTTGATGCCTTGTGCCTGTTTGGGATCTATGGCTTCTCTTACTTTTGGCATCGTTGTTGCTACCCCAGCTTGAAGACGATGGGGTCTAAAGAAGCTCCCTATCACAAGAGCACTCCAGAGCCCCTCTACAGGCTGTTGCAGGAAATAGAGCAGCCAGAGAAGGAAGACCAGGCTCCTCTGCTTGCAAAGAGCTCACCTGGAGATAAGGCCtag